Proteins co-encoded in one Ktedonobacterales bacterium genomic window:
- the dnaJ gene encoding molecular chaperone DnaJ — translation MAVKRDYYEVLGVAKGASEDDIKKAFRKLAFQFHPDRNKEKGAETRFKEINEAYEILSDPEKRQVYDRFGHAGVGAGIGANGDFGNFGFGASFAEFFEQVFGGAATSQTRRASGQRGQDIRYELTISFEDAVFGCQKEIEVPRWENCSACRGSGAQPGTQTQRCSACQGTGEIRRVQQSIFGQFVNVMVCDRCRGEGKVITTPCTTCRGQGRVRTNRRVVVNIPAGVDDGINVRVTGEGEVSTRGGTPGNLYVSLTVKPHPVFKRQGNDVIYELPLSFTQAALGAEVSVDTLEGKTTIKIPSGTQSGSSFRLKGMGVPVVHSSARGDQHVIVKLVTPRNLTKRQQELLKEFAEIEAQQNERNIFEKIRDAL, via the coding sequence ATGGCCGTCAAACGCGACTATTATGAAGTACTCGGTGTGGCAAAAGGCGCGAGCGAAGACGACATTAAAAAAGCGTTTCGCAAGCTGGCCTTTCAGTTTCACCCGGACAGGAACAAGGAAAAAGGGGCCGAGACGCGCTTCAAGGAGATTAACGAGGCGTATGAAATCCTCAGCGACCCGGAGAAGCGCCAGGTGTATGACCGCTTCGGGCATGCGGGCGTTGGGGCGGGCATCGGCGCAAATGGCGACTTTGGCAACTTCGGCTTTGGCGCCAGCTTCGCTGAGTTTTTCGAGCAAGTTTTTGGTGGCGCCGCTACCTCTCAGACGCGCCGGGCCAGCGGCCAGCGCGGCCAGGATATTCGTTATGAACTGACAATTAGCTTTGAGGACGCCGTTTTTGGCTGCCAGAAGGAGATCGAAGTTCCCCGCTGGGAGAACTGCTCCGCCTGCCGGGGCAGCGGCGCGCAGCCTGGCACGCAGACGCAGCGGTGTTCCGCCTGCCAGGGTACAGGTGAGATTCGGCGGGTGCAGCAATCAATCTTCGGGCAGTTTGTCAATGTGATGGTCTGTGACCGCTGCCGGGGCGAGGGCAAGGTGATTACGACGCCCTGCACGACCTGCCGGGGCCAGGGGCGCGTGCGCACCAATCGCCGCGTGGTGGTCAATATTCCGGCGGGCGTGGATGATGGCATTAACGTGCGTGTGACCGGCGAAGGCGAGGTCAGCACGCGCGGCGGCACGCCAGGCAATCTCTATGTCAGCCTGACGGTCAAGCCGCATCCGGTCTTCAAGCGGCAAGGCAACGACGTGATCTATGAGCTGCCCCTGAGCTTCACTCAGGCGGCGCTGGGCGCGGAAGTATCGGTGGATACGCTGGAAGGCAAGACGACGATCAAGATTCCCTCTGGAACGCAGAGCGGCAGCAGCTTCCGTCTGAAAGGGATGGGCGTGCCGGTGGTGCATAGTTCGGCGCGCGGCGATCAGCATGTGATTGTCAAGCTGGTGACGCCGCGCAACCTGACCAAGCGCCAGCAGGAATTGCTGAAAGAGTTTGCCGAGATCGAAGCGCAGCAAAACGAGCGCAATATCTTTGAGAAGATTCGAGACGCGCTCTAA